The following nucleotide sequence is from Macaca fascicularis isolate 582-1 chromosome 15, T2T-MFA8v1.1.
ggCCTGTGGCTACACCGCGAGGGTGCTGGAGCCAGGAGGCATTTGAGGAGGACTTGTCCTTCTTCCAACTCCCACAGAGAGGAGAGAAGCTGAAAATGTGACCCACCTGTCTGATCGTAGGATGCCCATGCGAGGTTCTCCCCACACTGGCCGCGGCTGGACTCTGGGCTGTGCTTGAGGATCCTCGTGCTGGCCAGGGCTTCAGAATACCTGCAGAGTCCACAGTGCCTCCTCAGAGCAGGTGCAGTTCAGAGAACCCCCAAAGTATGTGCCCCAAGCTAGTGTGGCTGAGTTTCCTTCCCTGCCCAGGGCTCGCAGAGGAGCTAGAGGAACACCACTCCTGCATGACTGCTGAGCCTCCCAGCAGTCCCATTCCACAGAGGAGCAAGTCGAGGCTCAGAGGAACAAAGGGACCTGCTCAGGAGAGTGACAGAGTGGTTATTCAAGTGTGGTTGTATCTGATCCCAAAACCTGGTCCCCGAAACCATGTGGGGCCcccctaacctttttttttttttttttgagatcttgtctcactctgtcacccaggctggagtgcagtggcatgatcttggtttactTGGTTcacttggttcactgcaacctccacctcccgggttcaagcgattctcctgcctcagcctcccgagtagctgggactacaggcacccaccaccacacctggctaatttttgtatttttagtagagacagtttcaccatgttggccaggctggtcttgaactcctgacctcaggtgatccgcccgcttcggcctctcaaagtgctgaaattacaggtgtgagccactgtgcctggccacagggCCCCTTTGTGACTGCAGCAGTGGCACATGAAGGGCCCAAGTCACCCGGATGTGCTAGGGGACTCACTGTTGAGCCTCCCGGTTGAGCTTCTTGCAGAGCTTCAGTGGGGGGACGCCATGCTTCTGCCGATACTCATTGTGGGCCTTCAGGACCTCATTATGAAACTGTTTGGAAGCTGGAATGATTGCAAAATGGAGAATGGCTCAGTGCAGAGAAAACACTCACCAAAAGTGTAATGGCATGCTGAAAGCAACACCCAGCTCAAACCTCAGGCCATGTGGATGGGCTGCTGCTCCCCTCCAACACCTGGCACCCCAGCCAAGTGGCCCTGCTCCACGCCACTGCTCACCTTACCTGGCATTGTGCTCCATATCTCTGCACATCTAAAGCCCATGGATCATGTGGGGCCTTATGGGCCATGTTAGGGATTTGGGTCTTTATCCAAGGCAATGGGGAAGCCACTGAAAGGGAGCAGGGCAGTGAGCTCCATGTGTTTCTCAGAGACCCTGCTGGCTGCTAAGTGGAGGATGCACAGAAACACAGAGCAGATTTGGGGACCTGGACAGTCAGCAATAGGACTTCGGAAGTAAAATATCTGAAGGAGACCGGGTATCTCAGGCTGGATCTAGGGAGAGCAGAAGGGACTGGAATGGGCCAGAGCTGGGAGTCCAGAAAGAGGCCTCCTGGCTGGGGAGGAAGGCACCTATGCTGGGTGGGTGAAGCCAAGGAGACAGAGGGACAGACAAAGAGACAAGGGAAGGACAGCCCTGGGGAAGCAGAGTGTGAGGGTGAGTTTTAGGTGCCAACTTGACTGAATTAAGGAATACCTCGAGAattggtaaagcattattttgggGTGTGTTTGTaggggtgtttccagaggagactggTGTGTGAGTCTGAGTGGGGAAGATCCACTCTCAACGTGGGTGGGTGTCATCCAATCAGACAACCTGGGGACCCACACAGAAACCTACTGCAGCGGCAGAGCCACCGCAGAGTCCCCACTAGGACAGTGCCTAATGGAGCTGCAGAAGTGCAGCCACCCCAAGACCCCAGAACTGTGGAGCTACCAGCATGCAACATGGGCCTGGGAAGGCTGAAAGCATGAGGCTTCGACCTGAGAGAGCTGAAGCCGGACAGCCCTAAGCCTTGGGGGTGGGGCTGCCTGAGGCCCTGGGGCCCAACTCCCACCCAGTGTGCCCAGGAGGCAGGAGATGGAATCAGAGGGGATTATTCTCCAGCCTTAAGATTGAATGTTTTCCCTACTGTGTTGTGGACTTACTTGGGACCAGTTaccttctttcctatttctcccttttggaatgagaaCGTCTATCCTATGCCTGTCCCACCACTGTATTTTGGAGTAGATAAGttgttttgatttcacaggctcacagctggaAGGAATATGTCTCTGGGTGAATTGTGCCTTAAATCTCACCTGTATCtaatttagatgagactttggactttgagtTGGTGCCAGAACAAGTTAAGACTTGGGGCTATTGGGatggaatgaatatattttgtatgtggGGAGGACATGAGTTTTGGGGAGCCACGGGCAGAATGCTTTGGTTTGAacgtcccctccaaaactcatgctaAAATTTAATTGTCAGTGTAACAGTGTTGAGGAGTGagatctttaagaggtgattagaggGCATTCTCACAGGACTGGGCTCCTGGTAAAAGAATGAGTTTGGCCCAGCCTTCTCCCTGTCTTGACTGCTTACTTGCCCTTCTGCTTTTCCATGGGATAATGCAGCATGAGGGCTTCATCAGATGCCAGTgtcatgctcttggacttcccagcctccagaactgtgggccaAATAAAcggttttttaataaattacccagtgtgtggtattcttttatagcagcagaaaatggactaagacacagaATAGGAGAAGAGTGTAGCAAAGAAAGTGGAGGTGGTGGGAGGGTGAGTGGTATGATCAGCAGGCCCAGGGCTGCAGTGGGGAAGAGGTGAAGCCCATGCCCAATTAGGTCATGATCTCAGAAAGGGCAAAGTCAAGGAGGCTGTGGTTAGGGAGAGAATAAGTAGGTGAAGCCAAAAGCAAGCCAGATCAATAGTGAACAGAAGCCATACCAATTTGGATCTGAAATgatccccatccatccatccatccatccatccatccatccatccatccacccaccatcctccatccatccatccaatatcttccattcatctgtccatccaccattcatccaacatcctccatccatccacccatccacctaatATCTTCCATACATCTATCCATGCAACATTGTCATCCATCTAACATTACCCATTCATCCAGCATCATTCATCCATACATCTACCATTCATCCAAGGCCCATTCATCTATCCTCCATTTACCTGTTCATCTGCTCTCTGAGTGCTTCCCCTATGCCATGTCCCATATCGTGTGCTAAGGGTCCAGAGACAAGTCAGTCACATGTTGCTCTCAAAGAGCTCACATACAGAAGGCAGGCAGCCTTGTAAACAGACACTAGCCATGTGATAGGTGTCAAGATGCAGGTAAGCATAGATGCAAAAGGAACTTGGAGATTAACCTAACATGGGATCAGGAAGGAGGCAACTCCCAATATGAGGCCCCAGAAATGTCTGAACAGGGGCCAGCCAGCCAGGCTATGATGAAGACACCGAGCACCTTACTCAGGAATCTGAGAGTTCCCTTCTGTGGAAATGGGGGTGAGTTGGATGGGTTCTGAGTGAGGGCCACAGAAGGCCCTTCTGCTGAACTGGTCCCATCAGGCCACAGCCTGTCCCTCAAAGACTGGCTGTGGGTAGTGGCAGGAAGGGTGTGAACCATAAAGGAAGTGCCCCGCTCTTCCTCTACCCCAGGTCACCTTCACCAGTGCCTTTCTCCTACTCTGCTGCCTTTCACCCAAGGCTGAGGAGATGATGCAACAGGGAGTCCTCGTCCCTTTTCTCATAGCCAGATCTCCCATGTCTCCTGGGCCCTCAAGTCAAATCCCATGGAATTTCTGAGGGGACGTAAGGGAAAGAAGACCCAGGGCTTGCCTTCAGGGGGTTTGGGGGCTGCAGACCCAGGAGCTACAGACCCAGGAGGGGAAGGTAACTGCAGGTCACACCTGCATGGTGGAGCTGTCCACCGGCCTTCTGAGAAAGAGGAAGTAGACTGTTAGATAAAGAGTACGTGGACCAAGCTCTAGAACTTGGGCTCATTAAGGCTGTCCAGTGAGGTCCAGTCACAGTAATGTGGGCAGGGCAGGGATATGGGGGCTCTGAACCCCGGGATTGTGAGGTTTTGGTTACCAGGCAGAGGTGGGGAGACCTGGAGGTGGAAACTGATCATGGGGACAGGCGTTAAGGCAGAGGGCGGAGCTACAACCTGAAGTATCAGGACTTCCTGGCCAACAGGCGGACCAAGCCCTTGTCAATAGGAAAAACAAAGATTTCAGGTCTGCGGTGGAGAGGAGAAAAGCCAGAGGTGTTGTTTAACgtgtatagagtttcagtttggcaATATGAAAAAGCTGTGGGGCTCTGGTGCATAgcaatgtaaatatacttaactCTAcagaactgcacacttaaaaatggtgaagatgatacattttatattatgcatTTTTACCATGATAAAAAGATTTCAGGGTTAGCATGTTAATGTGGTATTTGGGATAAGGAGTCAGAGAGGCTTTTAAAGAATATCTCACAGGGAAATGCCAGGGGCGATGGCAACTCATGGGACCCCGCTGGGGGTCTCATTGACCAGTTTAAGAAGAGTTAGCTGGGTAGCATGGCCTCCGGGAACCCAAGGGTTCTTGGGCCATGGGCTGCTTCCCCGGCCTGGTCCCTGCTTTGTGCAAGAGACAGTGGTGATTTGAGGTGTGTTGAGGCTGGAAAGGGGGTTTAACGAGGAATTGGTACAAGGATGGGGAATGTTCAGCCTGGAGAGGATCAGCATCTGGAGGACACACTGGAGGCCCCTGATGAATTCTGGGGCCCTGAGGGAAAGCTGGGGCCAGTGGGTAGAAAGGCAGGATGACAGATTTCAGCTCAGTCTAAGAAAGATCTTTCCTAGTTAAAGCTTCTGACAACCTAAAGGAGCTACCTCACAAGGTAGTGAGCTCTCTGCCACTGAAGGAATTCAAGCAGGTGAGCCCCTCTTGGAGGGTCTCAGGCCCTGAGTCAGAGGACCTTCAAGTCCCTTCCAATCCTGAGATCCTATAACATCCCGCTGGGgtaggagagagaggagacaagATGAACAACTGACCCCAGACGTGCAGGAGTTTCCCAAACAAGCTTCTCTCAGGAGACACTGATCAGAACGAGTGCGTGTGCAGGCAAGGGCCCATATAGGTGACACCGCCAAGGTGACGGGGGTCCCCATCCGAGTGGCAGGGTTGTCCAGGCCCATCCTAAAGTCCCTTCTAGCTCCCATGTCCCGGACAGGCCCCGGTGGGTCTCGTGGGACACCACGGAAGATGCATGAGGCTGAGTGGCACGTGCAGTGGTGACCACAGATGCGTCAGGGAAAGgagggctccctggaggaggtgtTCCTGGCTCAGGAAGCATGAATGGAGGAGGCAAACAGCAGAGAAAGAGCCAGGGTGAAGGGACCACGTGTATCCTGGGGCTTTGAAGAGGAGGGGGAGACAGGGGAGTGGGTGGCTCGCTAAGGGGAAGCCAGTTGAAAGGCAGCCTGAGTGCTGGGGTCAGTTTGCACTGGATCCCATAGTGCTGGAGGCCCTTAAGTTTCCTTGGCAGAGAGGGACATATAAGGCTGCTAAAAACTAGGTCACTGCACTCCCAGAATGTgggaagtaaaaagaaacaaaagtgaaaGTTCCTGTGTCCAAGCAAAGCTCAGTGCCCAGAAGCTGCAGCTAGGCACTGTGTCCGCCAGTGCCAGGCCCCTGAGCCAGGGTTCTCTGGAAGCGGCCAGGAGGCCTTTCTGGTAATCGGTGGCGGGgagccctctctcaccactcctggcAACCACACCTTGGGCAGCCCCAGGAGTCCCCTCCCACCGAGGCAACCAGTCCTAGCCCAGGTGGCTCCTCTGAGAGGGCTGCCGCCCCAGGGAGGCAAAGTTATCAGTGGCAGCCACACCTAGCAAGAagcacaccccacccccaccgaGAAAAACCCAAGAATACAGATAAACATAAGGAGAAAAAAGTTAGAGAAAAGCTGTCCACCTCCCAGTTAGGCAGGGAGAGCCCTCCCAGCCACCCTACGATGGGGGATGGGCAGGGATGAAGTCCTCATTGTGTAGgagggtaaactgaggctggaaagTCCACACGGCCTCAGAGTGCCAAGCCTGAGGTCGGAGGAAGTTGCAGGCCCACCCATCCCAGGCCTGCTTTCTCCCACTCTCTGGGCATGTGCTGGGCCTACGCATGATCTTATTTCTTGCCATCTTCTGTGGGAGCTGCCATGGCCTTacccatgtttttttctttctaattaggaaactgaggcttgagaaGGGAAGTTACCCGCCCAAATTGCCACAACTAGTCCAGATCCTATGCAAAGCCCTGTCCTAAGCCCCCATCCCTCCTCAGGGTCACGGGAGACAAAGGGAATGACGGAAAGAGACGGGGTGACTGAGGAGGCCTGGGAGGGGGATCAGACTCAAGGACAGCTGAGGAAAGCAGTAGAAGAAAATAGACAGGGGTGGCAGCTGCCTTCAGATCTCTGAATTGAgcaaaggagaggaaggaagagaagagaagaacgAAGACTTCTCAAGAGCCTCCTCCGTGCCAAGCCCTTTTCCAGCACACCTGGCTGAGGGGTCCCGGGGGAAACCAGGGACTGTGGAGTGCAGGTTACCAGGGTGCCAGACTTGGGGCTTAAAAGAAAGGTCAGAGCTGCTAAAAGGAGGCAGGAGCTGCCTGGGCCCGGCTCCCCAGGGCTGAGGGAAGGGGCTGAGCTGTCTCTGCTGGGGTGGAGGGTATAGATGTCCTAGGTGGGACTGCACTGGGTTCTGGAAGGTCCTTCTGGAGGCCAAGCCTCTACTGCTGGAGGCTCTGTAAAGATTCTGaggacaaaacaaaaagccatgcgtggtgactcatgcctgtggtcccagactgagatgggaggatcccttgagcccaggagatcaaggctgcagtaagccatgatcacacaactgcactccagctggggtgacagagcaagaccttgtctcaaaagaaaaaaaaaagattctgaggTGTACGCCTCTCCTCTACCATTTAAACTTTTGGTTGAGACAGGCTCTTCCCTCAGCATCTTCCTCCTCTCCCGAGGCCTCCCTGAGCCCAGCCTGACTCACTCCTGGGCCCTCTCCAGGCTCCTCATGAAAGAGCCGGTGACTGTCAGGGCCCAGGGCAGGAACTGTGAACAGGCCCCTCCGCCCCCTTGGCAAAACGCTGGAAAGAAACCTGGTTCCACCTTGGGGGCAAAGCTGGTTTTGCTTGTTTatcaggaagaaagaataaaaagttggcagtttaaggaaaaaataaagaacgGATTTCAGCTGGGTAACTCCTGCTCTTTAAGCCGGTTCTGGGAATTTCAACAGCCAAATCCCCGCTCTGCCTGGTATTGGCCATGCGATCTTGGACACGCTGCTTCAACACTCTGTGCCTCCTTTCCCCATACATAAAATGGGAGCAGCAGTATTTAACCCTCACTACAGCCTAGTGTAGTGCAGTGGACAGTGTAGTGAGGGTGAAATGAGTTCATCTATGTTAATGCTTTCGAACTGTTCTGGAATATAACGAACAGTTATTAAATGCCaactgtaattattattattaccattggACAGGGACAGAAAGCTTTTGGGCTTTGGCTTTGGAAGAACCTGTTCCTGCTCCTTCCGGGTCAGGTCCCCTCCTGTCCTGCCTTTACATTGACGTTTGATGGCCTTTTTCAGCCCCTCTGAGCTTGGCTATTTGccaagtgaatgagtgagtgaacaaatgaatgaggtTCGCACTTCAGCACAGTGAAGGCGGGACAGGATTCCTCTCTtcattacagatgaggaaactgggctcTTTGGATGGTGGGGGACATGCGgattgtccaaggccacacagagtCCATATTAGAGCTGGGTGTAAGAATACCCCTCCCTTTACCCCCTCCCCCGCTCCAAATCTCCCACACTTTCCACTTTACATATTGCTTCCTCTTTCCCAAATGGCAAGAATGATGTCTATGAGGAGTTGCTCAATTGCTTACGGGAACAAGGCATCCCCTCCCCCCAAGCATTAGCCTCCCCTAGGCTGTCCCTCTCCATAGAAAGTGGTTGTAATTGAAGGGGAGGCAGCTGTTGTCCAGCCCTGCCTGCCTACTGTCACTCAGGCACATCCCTGCCCCTCTGGGCCCCAGGTTCCCCATCTGTGTGTGAAGGAAGGATGACATCTGTGGTTTTCATAATGTCTTCAAAGCAGGGAAACACTTCCTTGGAAGGAAATCTTCAATAAAAGCAACAGATGAAAATGAAACTGCTGGGGTTGGCCTGGTCCACACAGCCTCTCCCTGCAGAGGCCTGAGGGTCTTACTCAGTAGAAAACTCCTGGGCTCGTTGGTCCCTAAAGGCCTGTCTGCTCTGATTTCCTCTGGTGCTAGGTGGATGGAGGGACACTAATATTCTTAGAGCTGATGGAGGCTGCGCGGAAGTCCCCACCGGGCTAGAGTTCAGGCTGGCAGGGAGCAGGGTGTCAGGGCAAGTGGTCAGTGTGGGAGAGAGGACAGGACACAGTAGGGGAGTCAGAGAGCTGAGTTCAAATTCATTGGTTTGCTTACTGGTCAGtgtgtgagcttgggcaaggTACTGAACCTCTGTAAATCTATAGAATGAGGTGATAATAACTGCCTGGCAGTGCTGTCACAAATATGGTAACATAGAAAATACTGAGCTCTTTGCCTGGGATGCAGTTGAAGATTAATCATTGGTGTCACCAGTATTAGGGACAGGAGGCTTCCACTGAGCCCACGGTCATTGCCTTTCTCTTCCCCACCACACTTGCTGCACACCAAGTCCCAGCAGAGAAACCAGGGCTGGGAGCAGGACCCGGGAGTCTTTGAGCACTGGGTCAAGCGTCTTCTGGAATTTCAGCTGTGCCAGCTGTGTGATGATTTACAATAATGCCCGTTATGCCAGGCAGCTCTGGGGTGTATCTGAGGTTAATGATGAAAAAGAGACTGGCTTCTGGGCAgtgaggaggaaactgaggcccagaagggGCAGGGACGGATTCCTTATGATGGTCTTTACAGAAGCACACAGAGCCCCTGTGAGTGCCACCTGCCCTGTGGACACAGACAGCAGCCCTGGGCTGATGGCCTGGAACTTCAAGGTTGGGCTTGCATTGAAGGCCCATTGGGCACTGGGTCACCcagaaaagtcattttcttttaggGACCCTAGGAGAGCCAGATATTAATACTATTCTGGGGGCTCTCGGCTTTCCAGTTGGGGTGGGGGAGATAAATTCAATGCACCTGACTGTGAGGGAGAAAGGCCTGGGTCAGAATTCTGCAAGGTCCctgggtgtatatgtgtgtattagaGGTGGAGGTGGCCTCTGACTCAACCAGTTCTAACCTGCTTTCTGCCACTGGCCCCCTCCTCTCCTGAGTAAAAAGTAATCTTCCTCTGAAACCTGCCCAACCCTGCATCTCCAGACATAGAAGCCATCACCCCGTCGTGCAGGCCTCTGAGCCTTCCCTCTGCTTCACAGTAAGTTGTCATCAAGTCTGCCCAAGGCCACCAAATCACAAATCCATCCCATCCTCCTCTCCAGCCTCCATCCTGCCCTGGATGCCTCTATCATCTCCTGTCTGTGTGACTGCAGCAGTCTCCCTCATTCTCCCTCCACCTTCTCTCCATCCATCCGATCCACCCTACACCCTGGCAAAGCTCTAGTCCCGCTGCTTTCAGATCAGTGCCTTTCCATGGCACCCCAGGTTCTGTAAGATGAAGTCTAAATTCCCAAGACCCTCTGGGATTtgaccacctcctccaggaaccCTCACCGGCTCCCATGCGGTGCAGTCTCCTCACCTTGAGCTCCCACCGCCCTTCACCAGCACCTATCTTGTGGTTTGGATCATTTCCCACCTCTTACTCAAGCCAGATAGTGCCTGTCTATCCCCTACATAGCTTTATGTATTCCTTTCACAATCCAAGTGGATGCACGCCCCAGCACTGGGTCCACAGCTTGATACAGAGCTGCTAGACAGTGCAAAggaaagatggaggaagggacgGACAGATAGAAGAATAGGCACACAGCTGAATATGAGCAGTTCTGGAAAACCATGCCTTACATAAGACACTGGAAACAACTGATTAAGATGTAGCCTAGGCTGggcacgcttgtaattccagcactttgggaggccgaggtaggcagatcacgaggtcaggagttcgaggccagcctgaccaacatggtgaaaccccgtctctactaaaaatacaaaagttagctgggcgtggtggcacgcacctgtaatcccaagctactcaggaggctgaggcagaagaatcgcttgaacccaggaggcggaggttgcagtgagctgagatcgcaccattgcactccagcctgggcaacagaacgagactctgtctaggaaagaaaaaaaaaaaaagtagcttaaGGGAATTTGTGGATTTTCTCCTGAATCTACAGAGAAAGGAGTTGATTTCCCAAGTAGATATCTCGAAAGACTTGCTCTCATCTGCCATACTTTTGCCTCATCACCACCTGTCATCCTGTTAACTAAATGGCAACCCATTATATCACCTTTCCATACCGTGAAGAACCCCAGGGCTCATACGGCCACCCTCACTGTACAGACGGGGAGGACCAGAGGGAAGGAGGCTTGCTCAGAATCACACAGCCAGTGATTGACTGGGCCAGGACTGAAAGCCAGACCTGCCTCTACAGCCTAGGAAGGCTGGTTAGGACCAAGGCCAGGGAAAGCCACTTGCTCCCAGCGCTGGCATCTCCTGAGTCCAGATCTTGGAGGACAGATCC
It contains:
- the GLIPR2 gene encoding Golgi-associated plant pathogenesis-related protein 1 isoform X2, with the protein product MGKSASKQFHNEVLKAHNEYRQKHGVPPLKLCKKLNREAQQYSEALASTRILKHSPESSRGQCGENLAWASYDQTGHFTAMVWKNTKKMGVGKASASDGSSFVVARYFPAGNVVNEGFFEENVLPPKK